One region of Megalopta genalis isolate 19385.01 chromosome 15, iyMegGena1_principal, whole genome shotgun sequence genomic DNA includes:
- the LOC117219536 gene encoding protein FRA10AC1 homolog yields MFPAYAYLSAYDRHKKLINDYLTLHGGSISSLKRDTSRDKTDYDVIKENHKFLWDQNNDEPDTWGARLAKKYYDKLFKEYCIADLLYYKQNKVALRWRTEKEVIVGKGQFECGNKRCNTNEDLRSWEVNFGYVEHGEKKNALVKLRLCPECSTKLNYRSQKQEAKRHKALKRLGKNLEAQTDIPSTSAVTIKIEDDDLTNNTKESVTQVEKDESAIWKEKPADCLEKTREEEFEEYLADLLM; encoded by the exons ATGTTTCCAGCGTATGCTTATCTGTCTGCTTATGACAGACATAAGAAACTTATAAACGATTATTTGACACTGCATGGAGGGTCCATATCATCTTTAAAACGCGACAC GTCCCGAGATAAGACAGACTATGACGTTATTAAAGAAAACCATAAATTTCTTTGGGATCAGAATAATGATGAGCCAGACACATGGGGCGCACGCTTGGCTAAAAAGTATTATGATAAATTGTTTAAAGAATACTGTATCGCcgatttattatattacaagcAAAACAAG GTTGCCTTAAGATGGAGAACAGAGAAGGAAGTAATAGTTGGAAAAGGCCAATTTGAATGTGGAAACAAaagatgcaacacaaatgaggATCTTAGATCTTGGGAGGTAAACTTTGGTTATGTTGAACACGGGGAGAAAAAGAATGCTCTTGTGAAATTAA GATTGTGCCCTGAATGTTCGACAAAATTAAATTATCGATCGCAAAAACAGGAAGCGAAGAGACACAAAGCATTAAAGAGATTGGGAAAAAATCTAGAAGCGCAGACCGATATACCGAGTACATCTGCTGTAACTATTAAAATCGAAGACGACGACTTGACAAATAACACTAAAGAATCTGTCACTCAAGTGGAAAAAGATGAATcggcaatttggaaagagaaacCAGCAGACTGTTTGGAAAAGACCAGGGAAGAGGAGTTTGAAGAGTACTTGGCAGATTTGCTAATGTAA